A window from Symphalangus syndactylus isolate Jambi chromosome 22, NHGRI_mSymSyn1-v2.1_pri, whole genome shotgun sequence encodes these proteins:
- the H6PD gene encoding GDH/6PGL endoplasmic bifunctional protein produces MLAEPFNWHPGMWNMLIVAMCLALLGCLQAQELQGHVSIILLGATGDLAKKYLWQGLFQLYLDEAGRGHSFSFHGAALTAPKQGQELMAKALESLSCPKDMAPSHCAEHKDQFLQLSRYRQLKTAEDYQALNKDIEAQLQHAGLREAGRIFYFSVPPFAYEDIARNINSSCRPGPGAWLRVILEKPFGHDHFSAQQLATELGTFFQEEEMYRVDHYLGKQAVAQILPFRDQNRKALDSLWNRHHVERVEIIMKETVDAEGRTSFYEEYGVIRDVLQNHLTEVLTLVAMELPHNVSNAEAVLRHKLQVFQALRGLQRGSAIVGQYQSYSEQVRRELQKPDSFHSLTPTFAAVLVHIDNLRWEGVPFILMSGKALDERVGYARILFKNQACCVQSEKHWAAAQSQCLPRQLIFHIGHGDLGSPAVLVSRNLFRPSLPSSWKEMEGPPGLRLFGSPLSDYYAYSPVQERDAHSILLSHIFHGRKDSFITTENLLASWDFWTPLLESLAHKAPRLYPGGAENGRLLDFEFSSGRLFFSQQQPEQLVPGPGPAPMPSDFQVLRAKYRESPLVSAWSEELISKLANDIEATAVRAVRRFGQFHLALSGGSSPVALFQQLATAHYGFPWAHTHLWLVDERCVPLSDPESNFQGLQAHLLQHVRIPYYNIHPMPVHLQQRLCAEEDQGAQIYAREISALVANSSFDLVLLGMGADGHTASLFPQSPTGLDGEQLVVLTTSPSQPHRRMSLSLPLINRAKKVAVLVMGRMKREITTLVSRVGHEPKKWPISGVLPHSGQLVWYMDYDAFLG; encoded by the exons ATGTTAGCAGAGCCTTTTAACTG GCACCCAGGCATGTGGAATATGCTCATAGTGGCGATGTGCTTGGCCCTTCTGGGCTGCCTGCAAGCCCAGGAGCTCCAGGGACATGTCTCCATAATCCTGCTGGGAGCAACTGGGGACCTGGCTAAGAAGTACTTATGGCAGGGACTGTTCCAGCTGTACCTGGATGAAGCGGGCAGGGGTCACAGTTTTAGCTTCCATGGAGCTGCTCTGACAGCCCCCAAACAGGGTCAAGAGCTCATGGCCAAGGCCCTGGAATCCCTCTCCTGCCCCAAGGACATGGCACCCAGTCACTGTGCAGAGCACAAGGATCAGTTCCTGCAGCTGAGCCGGTACCGCCAACTGAAGACGGCCGAGGACTATCAGGCCCTGAACAAGGACATCGAGGCACAGCTCCAGCACGCAGGCCTCCGTGAGGCTGGCAGGATCTTCTACTTCTCGGTGCCACCCTTCGCCTATGAAGACATTGCCCGCAACATCAACAGCAGCTGCCGGCCAGGCCCGGGCGCCTGGCTGCGGGTTATCCTTGAGAAACCCTTTGGCCATGACCACTTCTCAGCCCAGCAGCTGGCCACAGAACTCGGGACCTTTTTCCAGGAGGAGGAGATGTACCGGGTGGACCATTACTTAGGCAAGCAG GCTGTGGCACAGATCCTGCCTTTCCGAGACCAGAACCGCAAGGCTTTGGACAGCCTCTGGAACCGGCACCATGTGGAGCGGGTGGAGATCATCATGAAAGAGACCGTGGATGCCGAAG GCCGCACCAGCTTCTACGAGGAGTACGGTGTCATTCGCGACGTCCTCCAGAACCATCTGACGGAGGTCCTCACCCTCGTAGCCATGGAGCTGCCCCACAATGTCAGCAATGCGGAGGCTGTGCTGCGGCACAAGCTTCAGGTCTTCCAGGCGCTGCGGGGCCTGCAGAGGGGCAGTGCCATCGTGGGCCAGTACCAGTCTTACAGCGAGCAGGTGCGCAGAGAGCTGCAGAAGCCAGACAGCTTCCACAGCCTGACACCGACCTTCGCAG CCGTCCTAGTGCACATCGACAACCTTCGCTGGGAGGGCGTGCCCTTCATCCTGATGTCTGGCAAAGCCTTGGATGAGAGAGTGGGCTATGCTCGGATCTTGTTCAAGAACCAGGCCTGCTGTGTGCAGAGCGAAAAGCACTGGGCCGCGGCGCAGAGCCAGTGCCTGCCCCGGCAGCTCATCTTCCACATCGGCCACGGCGACCTGGGCAGCCCCGCCGTGCTGGTCAGCAGGAACCTGTTCAggccctccctgccctccagctGGAAGGAAATGGAGGGCCCACCTGGGCTCCGCCTTTTCGGCAGCCCTCTGTCCGATTACTACGCCTACAGCCCTGTGCAGGAGCGGGACGCCCACTCCATCCTCTTATCCCATATCTTCCACGGCCGGAAGGATTCCTTCATCACCACAGAGAACTTGCTGGCCTCCTGGGACTTCTGGACCCCTCTGCTGGAGAGCCTGGCCCATAAGGCCCCACGCCTCTACCCTGGAGGAGCTGAGAACGGCCGCCTGTTGGACTTTGAGTTCAGTAGCGGCCGGTTGTTCTTTTCCCAGCAGCAGCCGGAGCAGCTGGTGCCAGGGCCAGGGCCGGCCCCAATGCCCAGTGACTTCCAGGTCCTCAGGGCCAAGTACCGAGAGAGCCCGTTGGTCTCTGCCTGGTCCGAGGAGCTGATCTCAAAGCTGGCTAACGACATCGAGGCCACCGCTGTGCGAGCCGTGCGGCGCTTTGGCCAGTTCCACCTGGCGCTGTCGGGGGGCTCAAGCCCCGTGGCCCTGTTCCAGCAGCTGGCCACGGCACACTATGGCTTCCCTTGGGCCCACACGCACCTGTGGCTGGTTGACGAGCGCTGTGTCCCACTCTCGGACCCAGAGTCCAACTTCCAGGGCCTGCAGGCCCACCTGCTGCAGCACGTCCGGATCCCCTACTACAACATCCACCCCATGCCTGTGCACCTGCAGCAGCGGCTCTGCGCCGAGGAGGACCAGGGCGCCCAGATCTATGCCAGGGAGATCTCAGCCCTGGTGGCTAACAGTAGCTTCGACCTGGTGCTGCTGGGCATGGGTGCCGACGGGCACACAGCCTCCCTCTTCCCACAGTCACCCACCGGCCTGGACGGCGAGCAGCTGGTCGTGCTGACCACGAGCCCCTCCCAGCCACACCGCCGCATGAGCCTTAGCCTGCCTCTCATCAACCGCGCCAAGAAGGTGGCAGTCCTGGTCATGGGCAGGATGAAGCGTGAGATCACCACGCTGGTGAGCCGGGTGGGCCATGAGCCCAAGAAGTGGCCCATCTCAGGTGTCCTGCCACACTCCGGCCAGCTGGTGTGGTACATGGACTACGACGCCTTCCTGGGATGA